In one window of Cellulophaga sp. HaHa_2_95 DNA:
- a CDS encoding 3'-5' exonuclease: protein MLQKLNLEHILFLDIETVPEKQNFNDLDDEKKDLWDHKSQYQRKGEFTAEEFYDRAGIWAEFGKIVCISVGYFKINGETRTFRVTTFHGDEAELLNEFKNLLDGHFSASKYMLCGHNAKEFDFPYIARRMLINSIDLPYQLNLFGKKPWEITHLDTMELWKFGDFKHYTSLKLMANVLGIPSPKGDIDGSMVKSVYYEDKDLDRIVTYCELDVVTTAQVFLRLRNNDLLEDKEIKKI from the coding sequence ATGCTCCAAAAACTAAACTTAGAACATATTTTGTTTTTAGACATTGAAACTGTTCCTGAAAAACAAAATTTTAATGATTTAGACGACGAAAAAAAAGACTTATGGGATCACAAATCTCAATACCAGCGCAAAGGAGAATTCACCGCTGAAGAGTTTTATGACCGCGCAGGAATTTGGGCAGAGTTCGGTAAGATAGTATGTATCTCTGTCGGATATTTTAAAATCAACGGCGAGACTAGGACTTTTAGGGTTACCACATTTCACGGAGATGAGGCGGAGCTTCTAAATGAATTTAAAAATTTATTGGATGGTCATTTTAGTGCTTCAAAATATATGCTTTGTGGCCACAATGCTAAAGAGTTTGATTTTCCATATATTGCTAGAAGAATGCTAATCAACAGCATAGATCTACCCTACCAGCTAAACCTGTTTGGAAAAAAACCATGGGAAATTACCCATTTAGATACTATGGAATTATGGAAGTTTGGAGATTTTAAACATTATACCTCTCTAAAACTTATGGCGAATGTTTTAGGGATACCCTCACCTAAAGGAGATATTGACGGAAGTATGGTTAAAAGTGTTTATTATGAGGATAAAGATTTAGACCGTATTGTAACCTATTGTGAGTTAGATGTCGTAACCACGGCACAGGTATTCTTACGTTTAAGAAATAATGACTTATTAGAAGATAAAGAGATCAAAAAAATCTAA